In one Andrena cerasifolii isolate SP2316 chromosome 2, iyAndCera1_principal, whole genome shotgun sequence genomic region, the following are encoded:
- the Gip gene encoding hydroxypyruvate isomerase-like protein Gip, which yields MSLKFAANLSFMFTEAPTIIERYKLAKDAGFKAVESGFPLGYSSKEVLEAKKNAGVEQILINVFTGDVSKGELGFAAIPGEEDNFKKSIDLTIEYAKALNCKRIHVMSGKVSEATSTNDDVYEKNLSYAAEKFQKEGIVGLIEPINNIAVPNYYMNSFQKGLSVVKKINSPSLKLLFDIFHLQYICGNITDNIKELLPYIGHVQVAQVPDRHEPDTPGEIDYKYVLSTLEKEGYSGYVGLEYRPKSSSVKGLSWVEKFGYKL from the exons ATGAGTCTAAAGTTTGCCGCTAATTTGTCCTTTATGTTTACGGAGGCACCGACCATCATTGAAAGATACAAATTAGCGAAAGACGCTGGGTTTAAAGCAGTGGAAAGCGGATTCCCTCTTGGCTATTCTAGTAAGGAAGTATTGGAAGCTAAAAAGAATGCAGGCGTTGAACAAATTCTCATAAATGTATTCACAG GTGATGTGTCGAAAGGGGAATTGGGATTTGCAGCGATACCCGGGGAGGAAGACAACTTCAAGAAGAGTATTGATTTAACGATAGAGTACGCGAAAGCTTTAAACTGCAAAAG GATTCATGTAATGTCGGGCAAGGTCAGCGAGGCAACATCTACCAACGACGATGTTTATGAAAAGAATCTTTCGTACGCTGCTGAAAAGTTTCAAAAGGAAGGGATTGTTGGTCTCATCGAACCTATCAATAACATAGCAGTGCCAAATTATTATATGAATAGCTTTCAGAAAG GTTTAAGTGTAGTAAAGAAGATAAACAGTCCAAGCTTGAAGCTGCTATTTGATATCTTTCATCTGCAATACATTTGTGGCAATATTACAGACAACATCAAAGAACTTTTACCTTACATAG GTCACGTGCAAGTAGCTCAAGTTCCAGACAGACACGAGCCTGATACCCCGGGAGAAATAGATTATAAATACGTTCTTTCCACCCTGGAGAAAGAAGGTTACAGCGGCTATGTTGGTTTGGAGTATCGCCCAAAATCAAGTTCGGTAAAAGGATTAAGTTGGGTGGAGAAATTCGGCTATAAATTGTAG
- the Ggamma1 gene encoding guanine nucleotide-binding protein subunit gamma-1, translating into MDMVITNLQQQRHITEQLRREAAMKRIMVSKAVEDIMKYITEHEQEDCLLVGFSSQKSNPFREKSSCTIL; encoded by the coding sequence ATGGATATGGTGATTACGAATCTGCAACAACAGCGTCACATTACGGAGCAGCTGCGTCGCGAAGCTGCTATGAAACGGATCATGGTGAGCAAAGCCGTAGAGGACATCATGAAATACATCACGGAGCACGAGCAGGAAGATTGTCTCTTGGTCGGTTTCTCATCACAGAAGTCTAATCCCTTTCGTGAAAAAAGCTCATGTACCATTCTTTAA
- the Cct8 gene encoding chaperonin containing TCP1 subunit 8 gives MALHVPKAPGMAQMLKDGARYFSGLEEAVYRNITACKQFAQTVRTAYGPNGMNKMVINHIEKLFVTNDAATIINELEVEHPAAKLLVLASKMQEAEVGDGTNFVIIFAGALLEAAEELLRLGITTSEIVEGYEASLKKALQILPTLICYEIKDYRDEKQVKVGIKTAIMSKQYGNEDALTSLVTRACVSILPEKTTFNVDNVRVCKILGCGLSSSEVVQGMVFKRQVEGDVSKKENAKIAVYTCAVDVTQTETKGTVLIKSADELMKFSRGEESLLESQIKSIADSGASVIVSGGKFGDMTLHYMNKYSLMAVRIPSKFDVRRLCKTVGATALPKLVPPSKEELGYADSVCINEVGDTMVVKFSIDSTDSRVSTVIIRGSTENYMDDIERAIDDGVNTFKGITRNGQFVPGAGATEIELASQLATYADTLPGLDQYAARRFATALEIFPKTLAENSGSQANELISKLYAAHKEGKKNHGFDIDNKGAALIDTVEAEIFDLFLTKQWALQYAVGVACTVLKVDQIIMAKRAGGPKVPSGGVRDDDD, from the exons atggCTTTACACGTACCGAAAGCGCCGGGTATGGCCCAAATGCTGAAAGACGGAGCCCGC TATTTCTCAGGTTTGGAGGAAGCAGTTTATAGGAACATAACAGCATGCAAGCAATTTGCACAAACCGTCCGAACAGCCTATGGTCCCAATGGCATGAATAAGATGGTCATCAATCATATCGAGAAATTATTTGTTACTAATGACGCGGCCACCATTATCAACGAGCTGGAGGTTGAACATCCAGCGGCCAAATTATTGGTCTTAGCATCGAAGATGCAAGAGGCGGAAGTTGGAGACGgaacaaattttgttataatctTCGCTGGAGCACTTCTCGAAGCTGCGGAGGAACTGCTCCgtttg GGAATTACTACGTCTGAAATAGTCGAAGGATACGAAGCTTCGCTGAAGAAAGCATTGCAAATATTACCAACATTAATTTGCTACGAAATAAAAGATTATCGAGATGAGAAGCAAGTAAAAGTTGGAATTAAAACCGCCATTATGAGCAAACAGTATGGAAACGAAGACGCTCTCACTTCCCTCGTCACCCGAGCTTGCGTGTCCATTTTACCTGAGAAAACGACTTTCAACGTAGACAATGTACGCGTCTGCAAAATCCTTGGATGCGGGCTCTCGAGCTCCGAAGTTGTGCAGGGAATGGTATTCAAAAGGCAAGTGGAGGGGGACGTATCGAAGAAGGAAAACGCAAAAATTGCTGTCTATACCTGTGCCGTGGACGTCACGCAAACGGAAACAAAAGGGACAGTTTTAATAAAGTCCGCGGACGAGCTGATGAAATTCTCCCGCGGGGAGGAATCCTTGTTAGAGAGTCAAATAAAATCAATCGCTGACAGCGGAGCGTCTGTGATTGTATCTGGTGGAAAGTTTGGCGACATGACTTTACATTACATGAACAAGTATAGTTTAATGGCTGTTCGTATACCCAGCAAGTTCGACGTTAGAAGATTGTGCAAAACTGTTGGCGCTACTGCGCTTCCTAAATTG GTCCCACCTTCGAAAGAAGAGTTGGGTTACGCGGATTCGGTGTGCATCAATGAAGTAGGCGACACCATGGTAGTGAAATTCTCAATAGACAGCACCGACAGCCGAGTCAGTACTGTGATCATTAGGGGATCCACTGAAAATTACATGGATGATATTGAGCGTGCTATCGATGACGGTGTCAATACGTTCAAAGGAATAACAAGGAACGGACAATTCGTCCCTGGCGCAGGTGCCACTGAAATCGAACTAGCTTCGCAACTGGCTACGTACGCAGACACCCTGCCCGGCCTAGACCAGTACGCGGCACGTAGATTTGCAACCGCCTTGGAAATATTCCCAAAAACCTTGGCGGAAAACAGTGGAAGCCAAGCTAATGAGCTGATATCGAAACTTTACGCTGCGCATAAGGAGGGCAAGAAGAATCACGGCTTCGATATTGAT AACAAAGGCGCAGCTCTCATCGACACGGTCGAAGCTGAAATCTTCGATTTGTTCCTGACGAAACAGTGGGCCCTGCAGTACGCTGTTGGTGTCGCGTGTACTGTTCTCAAGGTCGATCAAATCATTATGGCAAAACGCGCCGGAGGTCCGAAAGTACCAAGCGGAGGTGTTCGTGACGATGACGATTGA